From a region of the Salinispira pacifica genome:
- a CDS encoding A/G-specific adenine glycosylase: MELQNSEIQDFQNRILELYHEQGRQMPWREDTSPYSIFLSELMLQQTQVARVKEYYEKFLKLYPDFRSLAEAPLPELLSNWKGLGYNRRAKFMREAARMLCRDYAGRLPADPDELRKLPGIGPNTAGSISAFAFNLPVVFIETNIRRVMIHEFFQEQDGGAAGPPGNTYGLKEPASGFAESHPGSDNKVHDREIMPVIEQTLFRENPRVWYWALMDFGVELKRKQGNANRRSAHYTRQSPFEGSLRQLRSGILHFLNENGPTLQEGIISHVSTHLGTYGHGRERIESSLRELEREGFIICEDHDGGYRIAD; the protein is encoded by the coding sequence ATGGAATTACAAAATAGCGAGATCCAGGATTTTCAAAACCGTATTCTGGAACTTTACCATGAGCAGGGCAGGCAAATGCCCTGGCGTGAGGATACTTCCCCCTACAGCATCTTTCTCTCAGAACTGATGCTTCAGCAGACCCAGGTAGCCAGGGTCAAAGAGTACTATGAAAAATTCCTCAAGCTGTACCCGGATTTCCGGTCTCTTGCGGAGGCGCCGTTGCCGGAACTGCTGTCCAACTGGAAGGGGCTGGGCTACAACCGACGGGCCAAGTTCATGCGGGAGGCCGCACGAATGCTGTGCCGGGATTATGCCGGCCGCCTTCCCGCCGATCCCGACGAGTTAAGGAAGCTGCCGGGAATCGGGCCCAACACCGCAGGTTCCATCAGCGCCTTTGCCTTTAACCTTCCTGTTGTGTTTATTGAGACCAATATCCGCAGGGTGATGATTCATGAGTTTTTTCAGGAACAGGATGGCGGGGCCGCCGGCCCTCCGGGGAACACATATGGTTTAAAGGAACCAGCCTCCGGTTTTGCAGAATCACACCCCGGTTCGGATAACAAGGTTCATGACCGGGAAATTATGCCCGTAATTGAGCAAACCCTGTTCAGGGAGAATCCCAGGGTTTGGTACTGGGCTCTCATGGACTTCGGGGTGGAGCTGAAGAGAAAGCAGGGCAATGCCAACCGGAGAAGTGCCCACTACACCCGACAGAGCCCCTTTGAAGGTTCTCTGCGTCAGCTGCGCTCGGGAATACTCCACTTCCTGAACGAAAACGGTCCGACCCTTCAGGAAGGCATAATATCCCACGTTTCTACACATCTTGGCACATACGGACACGGCAGGGAAAGAATAGAGTCCAGTCTCCGGGAACTTGAACGGGAAGGTTTTATTATTTGTGAAGACCATGACGGCGGCTACCGGATCGCCGATTAG
- a CDS encoding AI-2E family transporter, translating to MEKLSPKFMRSVLALLGVIVTFLIMGFLKLAGPVLIPFVVAFLLSFVLNPLVEVLVKIKIPRIIAVIMVIIVLVGLSFLIGLILYESIQSILRNFGKYQDRYTEVTGFIASTLNLPGDYFQTLEISGTIFSIVGQVSGNLVNFLGNTMLVLIFMLFLFLEKPFIRRKLVDAVRHEETERIARIFADITHQVGRYLMVKFIVSLLTSIIVFFGFTAIGVDFAFVWAVLTFLFNFIPTIGSISISAITSVFAIIQFFPQYEPIILAILAMVIPQIIIGNIIDPKMLGDSLNLSPVIILVAMLIWGYLWGIAGLFLAVPLTVGLKIVFEHVPSMRYISILMGTGTFGERKARLKANRMKAAERRRARKAAGDQNDNGNGPGSYIASANQDTSNRNSADQTSGDA from the coding sequence ATGGAAAAGCTCTCACCCAAATTCATGCGTTCTGTCCTCGCCCTCCTGGGCGTCATTGTAACCTTTCTGATCATGGGCTTTCTGAAACTCGCAGGACCGGTGCTCATACCCTTTGTTGTGGCGTTTCTCCTCTCCTTCGTACTGAATCCTCTGGTGGAAGTGCTGGTGAAAATCAAAATTCCCCGGATCATTGCAGTGATTATGGTGATAATCGTGCTGGTGGGATTAAGTTTTCTCATCGGGCTGATTCTCTACGAGAGCATCCAGAGCATTCTCCGGAATTTCGGAAAATATCAGGACAGATATACCGAGGTAACCGGATTTATAGCAAGTACGCTGAATCTGCCGGGAGATTATTTCCAGACGCTGGAAATCAGCGGAACCATTTTCAGCATTGTGGGGCAGGTGTCGGGTAACCTGGTGAATTTCCTGGGAAACACCATGCTGGTTCTCATTTTTATGCTCTTTCTTTTCCTGGAAAAACCTTTCATTAGAAGAAAACTGGTGGATGCGGTGCGGCATGAGGAAACCGAGCGGATCGCCCGCATATTTGCCGATATTACCCATCAGGTCGGCCGCTATTTAATGGTGAAGTTTATTGTCAGCCTGCTTACCTCAATTATTGTATTTTTCGGCTTCACTGCCATCGGCGTGGATTTTGCGTTCGTCTGGGCGGTTCTTACCTTTCTGTTTAATTTCATCCCGACCATCGGTTCCATAAGTATTTCCGCCATTACATCGGTGTTTGCAATTATTCAGTTCTTCCCTCAGTATGAACCGATTATTCTTGCCATTCTGGCAATGGTTATCCCCCAGATCATTATCGGCAATATTATCGATCCGAAAATGCTCGGAGACAGTCTGAACCTGTCGCCGGTAATTATTCTGGTGGCAATGCTTATATGGGGATACTTATGGGGAATCGCCGGACTCTTTCTGGCTGTGCCCCTCACTGTGGGCCTGAAAATCGTGTTTGAACATGTGCCCAGTATGAGGTACATCAGCATCCTCATGGGAACCGGAACCTTCGGGGAGCGGAAAGCCAGATTGAAGGCAAACCGGATGAAAGCCGCCGAGCGCCGGCGGGCCAGAAAAGCCGCAGGGGACCAGAATGACAATGGAAACGGCCCCGGAAGTTACATTGCAAGTGCAAATCAGGATACCAGCAACCGGAACAGTGCAGATCAGACTTCCGGAGACGCATAA
- a CDS encoding 3-oxoacyl-ACP synthase III family protein, translated as MKIVSTGLYAPGEAIDNNELMKLAHIEFDASRTEEKLGIRQRHIAHLRGMDETSADFAEKAAREAIKESGIDPEEIGLFIVASDTPEYISPATSMIVQGRIQGGQRYTGTYDVNASCSSFVAAFNNASALLKADPEIRYACVIGLYNMPAFVREKDVFGYSIFADGAAAFILENTGETDDRYLGGKLLSDGTQWNYVGVYSGGTRQPVTKERLDSGEYGLQLLQRLPGDRNVKLWPEVVDALLKKVSLERNDIDHFLFTQINRSVIHQVMEILGQDLSKTTTVMDRYGYTGSACIPMAFHEAVKEGRIKRGDRVLAVASGAGLAVASSAFIY; from the coding sequence ATGAAAATAGTATCCACCGGACTGTACGCGCCGGGCGAAGCAATTGACAATAACGAACTTATGAAACTGGCACACATAGAATTTGATGCATCACGCACCGAAGAAAAGCTGGGCATCCGTCAGAGACACATAGCACATTTGAGGGGTATGGATGAAACCTCGGCGGATTTCGCCGAGAAGGCCGCCCGGGAAGCAATCAAAGAATCCGGGATAGACCCCGAAGAGATCGGTCTGTTTATTGTGGCCAGCGACACCCCGGAATACATCTCCCCTGCAACCAGCATGATTGTTCAGGGACGGATCCAGGGCGGACAGCGCTATACCGGCACCTACGATGTAAATGCAAGCTGTTCAAGTTTTGTCGCTGCATTCAACAACGCCAGCGCATTGCTGAAAGCCGACCCGGAAATCCGTTATGCCTGTGTTATCGGCCTGTATAATATGCCTGCTTTTGTTCGGGAAAAGGACGTATTCGGATATTCCATTTTTGCCGACGGCGCCGCTGCCTTTATTCTGGAGAATACCGGTGAAACCGATGACCGCTACCTTGGAGGGAAGCTACTCTCCGACGGAACCCAGTGGAATTATGTGGGGGTATATTCCGGAGGCACCCGGCAGCCGGTGACCAAAGAGCGGCTGGATTCCGGAGAATACGGCCTCCAGCTGCTCCAGCGTCTTCCCGGCGACAGGAACGTGAAGCTTTGGCCTGAGGTGGTGGATGCTCTCCTGAAGAAAGTTTCCCTGGAACGAAACGACATAGATCATTTCCTGTTTACCCAGATCAACCGTTCGGTAATCCACCAGGTAATGGAAATTCTGGGTCAGGACCTGAGCAAAACCACCACGGTAATGGACCGCTACGGCTACACCGGCAGTGCATGCATTCCCATGGCCTTTCATGAAGCAGTGAAAGAAGGGCGGATCAAGAGAGGGGACAGAGTCCTTGCAGTGGCTTCAGGCGCAGGTCTGGCGGTTGCGTCCTCCGCATTTATCTACTGA
- a CDS encoding TetR/AcrR family transcriptional regulator — MAKNTKIKLRDAALNLFSNQWFETVSIAEICRQAAVSNGVFYRYYPNKAALVKDLLDEFLAQFRDELLDVRGDTIELRLENLIATIYRAGEEHSKQVTVFREGQYRFPEYEEQLRSIYMQCCKLVYERDVSEAEYLYIISGLRFCSTRALYDGVPRDPDLIRKFILNGIFSDLAEHKPSIEIPEKFAEVEDSYPEDSRERLIQTGMKLIGSRGYHDIGVADIVRVSGLAVGTFYTYFDSKEQFFSIIIDQIGKQTRHYLSRQAMTHGNRLEQEIYGVWHFLSFFNVHTEYYSIVREAEFVGKPWVREYYNAFEEGYMQNLTLFPSEQRRIAANFLMGLSHYVGIEALLNKRIINIPGFISELSNLLCKGVDS; from the coding sequence ATGGCAAAAAACACCAAAATAAAATTACGGGACGCTGCATTAAACCTGTTCTCCAACCAATGGTTTGAAACGGTCTCCATAGCTGAAATTTGCAGACAGGCAGCTGTCTCAAATGGTGTTTTTTACCGCTATTATCCCAATAAAGCAGCCCTGGTGAAGGACCTGCTGGATGAATTCCTGGCACAGTTCAGAGATGAGCTTCTGGATGTGCGGGGCGATACCATTGAATTACGCCTTGAGAATCTCATCGCAACCATTTACCGGGCCGGTGAAGAGCACAGTAAGCAGGTTACCGTGTTCAGAGAGGGCCAATACCGCTTTCCTGAGTATGAGGAACAACTGCGGAGCATTTATATGCAGTGCTGCAAACTGGTGTATGAGAGGGATGTGAGCGAGGCCGAGTACCTGTACATTATATCGGGTCTGCGTTTCTGCTCAACCCGGGCTCTCTATGACGGTGTACCCCGGGATCCGGATCTCATCCGGAAATTCATACTGAATGGAATATTCTCCGACCTTGCCGAACACAAACCCAGTATCGAGATTCCGGAAAAGTTTGCGGAGGTGGAAGATTCGTATCCGGAAGACAGCAGGGAACGCCTTATCCAGACCGGAATGAAACTGATCGGCAGCAGAGGATATCACGATATCGGTGTGGCGGACATCGTCAGGGTATCAGGTCTTGCAGTTGGAACCTTCTACACCTATTTCGACAGCAAGGAACAGTTCTTCTCTATTATTATTGACCAGATCGGCAAGCAGACCAGACATTATCTGAGCCGTCAGGCAATGACCCATGGAAACCGTCTGGAGCAGGAGATCTACGGTGTCTGGCACTTCCTTTCCTTTTTCAATGTTCATACAGAATATTACAGCATTGTACGGGAAGCGGAATTTGTGGGCAAACCATGGGTGAGGGAATACTATAACGCCTTCGAGGAAGGGTATATGCAGAATCTGACCCTTTTTCCCAGCGAGCAGCGTCGTATAGCTGCAAATTTCCTCATGGGACTTTCCCATTATGTGGGCATCGAAGCCCTTCTCAATAAACGAATTATTAATATCCCCGGTTTTATTTCCGAACTTTCAAATCTTTTATGCAAAGGAGTCGACTCATGA
- the trpS gene encoding tryptophan--tRNA ligase, with product MEKKRLLTGDRPTGKLHLGHYVGSIQNRVKLQEQYDSYIFVADLHMLTTKPSKEAIDQISENARNIVLDYLACGIDPRKVTIYMQSALPEIYELNLLFEMMVTVPRLERLPSLKDMARDAHLNEMPFGLLGYPVLQSADILLPRAHVVPVGKDNEAHVELTREIARRFNHHYGEVFPVPDPIVGTATLVGTDGQGKMSKSLNNAILLSDDAKTVEKRVKGMFTDPNRVRADIPGKVEGNPVFMYHDIFNPDTAEVDDLKERYRKGTVGDVEVKEKLAKALNAFMEPMRERREKYESMTGYVDEVIYNGTMKMREIGRQTILDTRKAMGLTGAWNRISRKAEKYRKNQEKQKDTP from the coding sequence ATGGAAAAGAAACGTCTTCTCACGGGAGACAGGCCCACCGGCAAACTGCATCTGGGACATTATGTGGGTTCAATACAAAACCGGGTGAAGCTGCAGGAACAGTACGATTCCTATATTTTTGTAGCCGACCTTCACATGCTCACCACCAAACCCAGCAAGGAAGCCATCGACCAGATCAGCGAAAATGCCCGAAACATCGTGCTTGACTACCTTGCCTGCGGTATTGATCCCAGGAAGGTTACCATATACATGCAGTCCGCGCTGCCTGAAATATATGAGCTGAACCTGCTTTTTGAAATGATGGTGACAGTGCCCCGACTTGAGCGTCTTCCAAGCCTGAAGGATATGGCCAGAGACGCTCATCTCAATGAAATGCCCTTCGGACTGCTGGGGTATCCCGTTCTCCAGAGTGCTGACATCCTCCTGCCCCGTGCTCATGTTGTTCCGGTGGGAAAAGATAATGAAGCTCATGTGGAGCTGACCCGGGAGATAGCCCGGCGCTTCAACCATCATTACGGGGAAGTGTTCCCTGTGCCCGATCCGATTGTGGGTACCGCCACACTGGTGGGGACAGACGGTCAGGGAAAGATGTCCAAGAGTCTGAACAATGCCATCCTGCTCTCGGATGATGCAAAAACCGTGGAGAAGCGGGTGAAGGGCATGTTTACCGATCCCAACAGAGTTCGGGCGGATATCCCCGGAAAAGTGGAAGGAAATCCGGTGTTTATGTATCATGATATTTTCAATCCTGACACTGCCGAGGTTGATGATCTGAAAGAACGCTACCGCAAAGGAACTGTGGGGGACGTTGAGGTGAAAGAAAAACTCGCCAAGGCCCTGAATGCATTCATGGAACCCATGCGTGAGCGCAGGGAAAAATATGAATCCATGACCGGCTATGTGGATGAGGTGATCTATAACGGCACCATGAAAATGCGGGAAATCGGCCGTCAGACCATTCTCGATACCCGGAAAGCCATGGGGCTCACCGGCGCTTGGAACCGCATCAGCCGGAAAGCGGAAAAGTACCGGAAAAATCAGGAAAAACAGAAGGATACCCCGTAA
- a CDS encoding alpha/beta fold hydrolase, which produces MENQALLKSRTITILGTPIRVRISGSSVKNPLPPLILIHGNTGSGRWFEKVLGKYPGLTLAPDLPNFGESGHIEEWSVPDYSRWLGFIADYFDCDSFILLGHSFGGAVAMDFATAHPERVDRLFLVDSSPVGGLVTPGEHYPVIEQYKTNRDLLAQALRAVVPTLKDETLFQKLVDDAAAMKPESFTGHADTLAKADYRDAASQYKGPVHVLYGEHDVLIDDQKAEETAKAFSATLDKIYGCGHSPMVELPDKFWNIVAGYLQI; this is translated from the coding sequence ATGGAAAACCAAGCTTTGCTGAAATCCAGAACCATTACCATACTGGGAACACCAATTCGGGTACGCATCAGCGGCTCCTCTGTGAAGAACCCCCTACCCCCCCTGATACTTATTCACGGAAATACCGGGAGCGGACGCTGGTTTGAAAAAGTGCTGGGAAAATATCCCGGCCTTACCCTGGCTCCGGATCTGCCCAACTTCGGTGAATCCGGCCATATAGAAGAATGGAGCGTTCCCGACTATTCACGGTGGCTTGGTTTTATTGCCGATTATTTTGACTGTGATTCCTTTATTCTTCTGGGACACAGTTTCGGCGGGGCGGTGGCAATGGATTTTGCCACCGCCCACCCTGAAAGGGTGGACAGACTTTTCCTGGTGGATTCTTCGCCGGTTGGCGGGCTTGTCACCCCCGGGGAACATTATCCGGTGATCGAGCAGTATAAAACAAACCGGGATCTGCTGGCCCAGGCACTGAGGGCGGTAGTCCCCACGTTGAAGGACGAAACCCTGTTTCAGAAACTTGTGGATGATGCAGCAGCCATGAAACCCGAAAGTTTTACCGGTCACGCCGACACGTTGGCAAAGGCGGATTATCGGGATGCTGCTTCACAATACAAAGGGCCGGTGCATGTGTTATACGGCGAACATGATGTTCTTATCGACGATCAGAAAGCCGAAGAAACTGCAAAAGCATTCTCCGCCACCCTTGATAAAATTTACGGATGCGGCCACAGTCCTATGGTTGAATTACCGGATAAATTCTGGAACATTGTAGCGGGCTATTTACAGATCTGA
- a CDS encoding HAD family hydrolase: protein MHIVSENLKNRKTSAEPIQAVLFDMDGTLVDSEPLWHEADKSWLRRKGIELTPDEWVHIVGKGGAAFVRELMAHKGLRGSFQDLLEEKNREFLKIAATESRAYPEMVAFAREMKRRGLPRAIASASSPAIIDTTLECIGETGLFDLRCSGDSVSESKPHPMLFQHTASLLGVPAENCLVIEDSQYGVEAGLRAGMTVVGVPHHIPGELEQLFSGAHVLFPGGMKDFSARLLLEQLEEAGLLQAAG, encoded by the coding sequence ATGCACATCGTTTCCGAAAATCTGAAAAACCGAAAAACGTCCGCCGAACCGATTCAGGCGGTACTGTTCGATATGGACGGCACCCTTGTGGATTCCGAACCCCTGTGGCATGAAGCGGACAAGAGCTGGCTGAGGAGAAAGGGAATCGAACTCACCCCGGATGAATGGGTCCATATTGTGGGGAAGGGCGGTGCGGCCTTTGTGCGGGAGCTCATGGCCCACAAGGGGCTTCGAGGGAGCTTCCAGGATCTGCTGGAAGAGAAAAACCGGGAGTTTCTGAAAATCGCCGCCACAGAATCCAGAGCGTACCCTGAAATGGTTGCCTTCGCCCGGGAAATGAAACGCCGCGGTCTGCCCAGGGCCATCGCTTCCGCATCCAGTCCGGCAATTATCGATACCACCCTGGAGTGCATCGGTGAAACCGGACTCTTTGATCTGCGCTGTTCCGGCGATTCAGTTTCGGAAAGCAAGCCTCATCCCATGCTGTTTCAGCATACCGCATCCCTGCTGGGCGTACCCGCAGAAAACTGCCTGGTTATTGAGGACAGTCAGTACGGGGTGGAGGCGGGACTGCGGGCCGGGATGACTGTAGTGGGTGTGCCCCACCACATCCCCGGGGAGTTGGAGCAGCTGTTTTCAGGCGCTCATGTGCTGTTTCCCGGAGGAATGAAAGATTTCTCGGCCCGGCTTCTTTTGGAGCAGCTTGAAGAGGCGGGACTGCTGCAGGCCGCTGGATAA